The following coding sequences are from one Capsicum annuum cultivar UCD-10X-F1 chromosome 3, UCD10Xv1.1, whole genome shotgun sequence window:
- the LOC107864947 gene encoding putative F-box/kelch-repeat protein At1g20940, whose amino-acid sequence MELKDDFLVGEIISRLPLKLAVQCKVLNKNIKCLISDPGFFQTWFQLQENPSTELIYRVKAANDTTLHKVTLHPIPITQIETIFSYDNEILASCNGLILFDFGLVTKYCVFNPLTGEHQLIPYPLPTTYRLNKMGFAVDYPNSDQYKLVTISELVENSNLFYNFHLLSSERPGLWLEIQLRTDSFISFSGNPPVYWCGSLYWLRCDGSVVAFDTRREEAILINRPAFIDQYDFSYGNISTGRNIWLGRAQGVLTLVCIFRRFIVLATYDNARSSWTVTHTLDNFISRPDDGFVTGFPVWIDSKQVSFLKHIPTTRLHDLYEYDTEINGYRQGEAWDTVDSPMYCFHPTLASVHQTPFENVEAADLLYIAAQLNYIRGFIIEDLIFHLKQVSNFVFNFVQMQLFEIVYTLVQTDATLQRSDALF is encoded by the exons ATGGAGTTGAAGGATGATTTTTTAGTTGGGGAGATCATCTCCCGCTTGCCTTTGAAGTTGGCAGTTCAATGTAAAGTTCTAAACAAGAATATTAAGTGTCTAATTTCTGATCCTGGATTTTTCCAAACTTGGTTTCAACTTCAGGAAAATCCTTCTACAGAACTCATCTATAGAGTAAAAGCTGCGAACGACACAACACTCCACAAAGTCACCTTACACCCTATCCCAATCACTCAAATTGAGACGATTTTCTCCTATGATAATGAGATTTTGGCCTCATGTAATGGTCTCATTCTCTTTGACTTCGGATTAGTTACCAAGTACTGTGTTTTCAATCCCTTAACTGGAGAGCACCAATTAATACCATACCCACTGCCTACAACATATAGGCTTAATAAGATGGGTTTCGCTGTTGATTACCCAAATTCAGATCAATATAAATTGGTAACCATCAGTGAACTGGTTGAAAATTCCAATTTGTTCTACAATTTTCACCTGCTGTCATCGGAGCGTCCTGGCTTATGGCTTGAAATCCAACTGAGAACCGattcttttatctctttttccGGTAATCCACCTGTTTATTGGTGTGGTTCTCTGTATTGGCTCAGATGTGATGGCAGTGTTGTAGCATTTGATACGAGGAGAGAAGAGGCTATACTAATCAATCGTCCTGCGTTTATTGATCAATATGATTTCAGCTACGGTAATATTAGCACTGGTCGCAATATATGGTTAGGGAGGGCACAAGGTGTTCTTACCCTTGTGTGCATTTTCAGAAGGTTCATAGTCCTTGCGACTTATGATAATGCACGCAGCAGTTGGACGGTTACCCACACTTTGGACAACTTCATTTCTCGTCCAGATGATGGCTTTGTTACTGGTTTTCCAGTCTGGATCGACAGCAAGCAAGTGTCTTTTCTAAAACATATTCCCACAACACGACTACATGATCTGTATGAGTATGATACTGAGATCAATGGGTACCGACAAGGTGAAGCATGGGACACAGTTGATAGTCCCATGTATTGCTTCCATCCAACTCTAGCTTCTGTCCATCAGACGCCCTTCGAGAATGTAGAGGCTGCTGATCTGTTGTATATTGCTGCACAGTTGAATTACATCAGAGGATTTATTATCGAAG ATTTGATTTTTCACTTGAAACAAGTCTCAAATTTTGTATTTAACTTCGTTCAG ATGCAGCTTTTTGAAATAGTGTATACATTGGTTCAAACAGATGCAACTCTTCAACGAAGTGATGCACTGTTTTGA